A single region of the Ptychodera flava strain L36383 chromosome 9, AS_Pfla_20210202, whole genome shotgun sequence genome encodes:
- the LOC139140640 gene encoding mucin-22-like — protein MITTKQSDTATTKQEDATSGDVVTSKQPLITTSEGEATTVAAVVTTKQQAIATIIREDATSGEVGTSKQPVITTSESEATTVAAMVTTKQSDTATTKQKDTTSGDVITSKQPVVTTSESEATTVAAVLTTKQPDTATTKQEDATTGDVVTSKQPLITTSDREATTGAAEVTTKQSEIVTTKQEDATTTDVVTSKQPRITTSEDEATTVAAMVTTKQRDTTTTKQEETTSVDVVTSKQPVITTSENETTTSAAVVTTVQQDTATTKQEDTTSVDVVTSKQPVITTSESKATTVVAVVTTKQQDTATTKQEETTSVDVGTSKQPVIITSESEATTSAAVVTTKQQDTATTKQEDVTSGDVVRSKQPVITTFENEGTTSAAVVTTQQHDTATTTQEETTSGDVGTSNQPAMTTSESEATTSAAFVTTKQQDTAKTKQEDVTSVDVVTSKEPVITTSESEATTSAAVVTTKQQDSATTKQKEMTSGDVGTSKQPAITTSENEATTVPAAVTTKLQDTASTKQEDVTSDDVGTSKQPAITTSEIEATTSAAEVTTTRPDRATTKQDVTNVDVTTSKTPFITASESEATTVAAVVTTEQQDTATTKQEETTSGDVVTSKQPTITTSEATTSAAVVTTQQQDTTTTKQPVITTSESEATSSAAEVTTKQQDTATTKQEDGTSGDLGTSKQPVITTAESEATTSAGVVTTKQSDIAITKQENATINDVVTSKQPITTFDSEATTVADMVTTKQPDTVTTKQMGRTSSVVVTSKQPVFTMSETEATTVATAGAETTKQPTMVTTLEQRNATDAFITQQPEVGTTRVFMNATAAAETTKQPIVATTLEQRNATAVGTTQQPVVGTTKVFLNATAKAETTQQPGMATTVQQRNTTDAMKTTQQPDIGTTKVLMTASAVAETTQQPRMATTLEQINATDAMKTTQQPEVVTTKVFLNATAAPKTTEQPGMASTLEQRNATDEMKTTQQPEVVTTKVFLNATAAAETTQEPGMASTLEQRNATDEMKTTQQPEVVTTKVFLNATAAAETTQEPGMASTLEQRNATDVMKTTQQPEVGTTKVFMNATAAAETTQEPRMATTVEQRNATNVMKTTELPQVGTTMVFMNATAAAETTQQPEMASTLEQRNATDAMKTTQQPEVGTTKGFLNATAAAQTTQQPEMATTLEQRNATEAMKTTQQPEVGTTKVFLNATAAAETTQEPRMATTLEQRNATEAMKTTQQPEVGTTKVFLNATAAAETQHNNQKWLLLLSKGMQLMQ, from the exons ATGATAACAACCAAACAATCAGATACtgcaacaacaaaacaagaaGATGCAACAAGCGGTGATGTAGTTACAAGCAAACAACCTCTTATCACAACATCTGAAGGTGAAGCAACAACTGTTGCTGCTGTGGTAACAACCAAACAACAAGCTATTGCAACAATAATACGAGAGGATGCAACAAGTGGTGAAGTAGGTACAAGCAAACAACCTGTTATCACAACATCTGAAAGTGAAGCAACAACTGTTGCAGCTATGGTAACAACCAAACAATCAGATACTGCAACAACGAAACAAAAGGACACAACAAGTGGTGATGTCATTACAAGCAAACAACCTGTTGTCACAACATCTGAAAGTGAAGCAACAACTGTTGCTGCTGTGTTGACAACCAAACAACCAGATACtgcaacaacaaaacaagaaGATGCAACAACTGGTGATGTAGTTACAAGCAAACAACCTCTTATCACAACATCTGACAGGGAAGCTACAACTGGTGCTGCTGAAGTAACAACAAAACAATCAGAAATTGTAACAACAAAACAAGAGGATGCAACAACTACTGATGTAGTTACAAGCAAACAACCTCGCATCACAACATCTGAAGATGAAGCAACAACTGTTGCTGCTATGGTAACAACCAAACAACGAGATactacaacaacaaaacaagagGAAACGACAAGTGTTGATGTAGTTACAAGCAAACAACCTGTTATCACAACATCTGAAAATGAAACTACAACTAGTGCTGCTGTAGTCACAACCGTACAACAAGATACtgcaacaacaaaacaagaGGACACAACAAGTGTTGATGTAGTTACAAGCAAACAACCTGTTATTACAACATCTGAAAGTAAAGCAACaactgttgttgctgttgtaacAACCAAACAACAAGACACTGCAACAACAAAGCAAGAGGAAACGACAAGTGTTGATGTAGGTACAAGCAAACAACCAGTTATCATAACATCTGAAAGTGAAGCTACAACAAGTGCTGCTGTAGTGACAACCAAACAACAAGATACTGCAACAACAAAACAGGAAGATGTGACAAGTGGTGATGTAGTGAGAAGCAAACAACCTGTTATCacaacatttgaaaatgaaggTACAACTAGCGCTGCTGTAGTGACAACCCAACAACATGATActgcaacaacaacacaagAGGAAACGACAAGTGGTGATGTTGGTACAAGCAATCAACCTGCTATGACAACATCTGAAAGTGAAGCTACAACAAGTGCTGCTTTTGTGACAACCAAACAACAAGATACTgcaaaaacaaaacaggaaGATGTGACAAGTGTTGATGTAGTTACAAGCAAAGAACCTGTTATCACAACATCCGAAAGTGAAGCTACAACTAGCGCTGCTGTAGTGACAACCAAACAACAAGACAgtgcaacaacaaaacaaaaggaAATGACAAGTGGTGATGTTGGTACAAGCAAACAACCTGCTATCACAACATCTGAAAATGAAGCAACAACTGTTCCTGCTGCTGTAACAACCAAACTACAAGACACTGCATCAACAAAACAAGAAGATGTGACAAGTGATGATGTAGGTACAAGCAAACAACCTGCTATCACAACATCTGAAATTGAAGCTACAACAAGTGCTGCTGAAGTGACAACAACAAGACCAGATCGCGCTACAACAAAACAGGATGTGACAAATGTTGATGTAACTACAAGCAAAACACCTTTTATTACAGCATCTGAAAGTGAAGCAACAACTGTTGCTGCTGTTGTAACAACCGAACAACAAGACACTGCAACAACAAAGCAAGAGGAAACGACAAGTGGTGATGTAGTTACAAGCAAACAACCTACCATCACAACATCTGAAGCTACAACTAGTGCTGCTGTAGTGACAACCCAACAACAAGATaccacaacaacaaaacaa CCTGTTATCACAACATCTGAAAGTGAAGCTACATCAAGTGCTGCTGAAGTGACAACCAAACAACAAGATACtgcaacaacaaaacaagaGGACGGAACGAGTGGTGATTTAGGTACAAGTAAACAACCTGTTATCACAACAGCTGAAAGTGAAGCTACAACTAGTGCTGGTGTAGTGACAACAAAACAATCAGATATTGCAATAACAAAACAAGAGAATGCAACAATCAATGATGTAGTTACAAGCAAACAACCTATCACAACATTTGACAGTGAAGCAACAACTGTTGCTGATATGGTAACGACCAAACAACCAGATACTgtaacaacaaaacaaatggGCAGAACAAGTAGTGTTGTAGTAACAAGCAAACAACCTGTTTTTACGATGTCTGAAACTGAAGCTACAACTGTTGCTACTGCAGGAGCTGAAACAACAAAGCAACCCACAATGGTTACTACCCTGGAGCAAAGAAATGCAACTGATGCATTCATTACACAACAACCTGAAGTAGGAACAACCAGAGTATTTATGAATGCTACTGCAGCAGCTGAAACAACAAAGCAACCAATAGTTGCTACTACTCTGGAACAAAGAAATGCTACTGCTGTTGGAACCACACAACAACCTGTAGTAGGTACAACCAAGGTGTTCCTCAATGCTACTGCTAAAGCTGAAACAACACAGCAGCCTGGAATGGCAACTACTGTTCAGCAAAGAAATACAACCGATGCAATGAAGACCACACAACAACCTGACATAGGCACAACAAAGGTATTGATGACTGCTTCCGCAGTAGCTGAAACAACACAACAACCAAGAATGGCAACTACTCTTGAGCAAATAAATGCAACTGATGCAATGAAGACCACACAACAACCTGAAGTAGTCACAACCAAGGTGTTCCTTAATGCTACTGCGGCACCTAAAACAACAGAGCAGCCAGGAATGGCTTCTACTCTTGAGCAAAGAAATGCAACTGATGAAATGAAGACTACACAACAACCTGAAGTAGTTACAACCAAGGTGTTCCTCAATGCTACTGCAGCAGCGGAAACAACACAGGAGCCTGGAATGGCTTCTACTCTTGAGCAAAGAAATGCAACTGATGAAATGAAGACTACACAACAACCTGAAGTAGTTACAACCAAGGTGTTCCTCAATGCTACTGCAGCAGCGGAAACAACACAGGAGCCTGGAATGGCTTCTACTCTTGAGCAAAGAAATGCAACTGATGTAATGAAGACCACACAACAACCTGAAGTAGGTACAACCAAGGTGTTCATGAATGCTACTGCAGCAGCAGAAACAACACAGGAGCCAAGAATGGCAACTACAGTTGAGCAAAGGAATGCAACTAATGTTATGAAGACTACAGAACTACCTCAAGTAGGTACAACGATGGTGTTCATGAATGCTACCGCAGCAGCTGAAACAACACAACAACCAGAAATGGCTTCTACTCTTGAGCAAAGGAATGCAACTGATGCAATGAAGACTACACAACAACCTGAAGTAGGTACAACCAAGGGGTTCCTCAATGCTACTGCAGCAGCACAAACAACACAACAGCCTGAAATGGCAACTACTCTTGAGCAAAGGAATGCCACTGAAGCAATGAAAACTACACAACAACCTGAAGTAGGTACAACTAAGGTGTTCCTCAATGCTACTGCAGCAGCGGAAACAACACAGGAGCCTAGAATGGCAACTACTCTTGAGCAAAGGAATGCAACTGAAGCAATGAAAACTACACAACAACCTGAAGTAGGTACAACCAAGGTGTTCCTCAATGCTACTGCAGCAGCagaaacacaacacaacaaccAGAAATGGCTTCTACTCTTGAGCAAAGGAATGCAACTGATGCAATGA
- the LOC139141271 gene encoding uncharacterized protein: MAVVDEVVSDVLDIDEEVAEVVGANELAADVGRPCAGVAALVGTDEVAVNVVCADKVVSITEDVDEVVSAMVGTDEVVASVVSAVAVVSAVVGNDEVVANVASDCAVVADVVEAAEVVSVMVVAEEVVSDMMWADEDFSDVVGTDNVLKNVVDAKVADFDVVDADALDVVLGSGELVAGVVNSDGVLENVVWEPGVITVVTCAAAEVTVLAWSEAMADVGTDVIKNVLGSDVDLGNVSFGDVLVAGVLLTFDKNDDVMMMQYTSSIKLDDRLKWITIIPSKNSLQHSWQYKMMQS; encoded by the exons ATGGCGGTGGTTGATGAGGTGGTCTCAGATGTGCTAGACATTGATGAAGAAGTTGCAGAAGTAGTGGGAGCCAATGAATTAGCAGCTGATGTAGGAAGACCCTGTGCAGGTGTTGCAGCCCTGGTGGGCACAGATGAAGTAGCTGTAAATGTAGTATGTGCTGATAAGGTAGTCTCAATTACAGAGGATGTTGATGAGGTGGTTTCTGCTATGGTAGGCACTGATGAGGTGGTTGCTTCTGTAGTGAGTGCTGTTGCAGTTGTTTCTGCTGTGGTAGGCAATGATGAGGTGGTTGCCAATGTAGCAAGTGATTGTGCAGTGGTTGCAGATGTGGTAGAGGCTGCTGAAGTAGTTTCAGTTATGGTGGTGGCTGAGGAGGTGGTTTCAGACATGATGTGGGCTGATGAAGATTTTTCAGATGTTGTTGGGACTGATAATGTTCTTAAAAATGTGGTAGACGCCAAAGTGGCGGATTTTGACGTAGTAGATGCTGATGCACTTGATGTGGTTCTTGGAAGTGGTGAGCTAGTTGCAGGTGTTGTTAATAGTGATGGGGTGCTTGAAAATGTAGTTTGGGAACCTGGAGTGATTACAGTTGTCACATGTGCTGCAGCAGAGGTTACAGTCTTGGCATGGTCAGAAGCAATGGCTGATGTTGGCACTGATGTTATTAAGAATGTGCTAGGGTCTGACGTGGATCTGGGAAACGTGTCATTTGGTGATGTACTTGTAGCTGGTGTATTG ctcacttttgataaaaatgatGATGTAATGATGATGCAGTACACTAGTTCAATCAAGCTGGATGACAGACTTAAATGGATCACTATCATACCCAGTAAAAATTCATTGCAACATTCTTGGCAGTACAAAATGATGCAATCTTGA